From Persicobacter psychrovividus, one genomic window encodes:
- a CDS encoding beta-N-acetylhexosaminidase → MRQFFLLLLLIALVPYIGLSKNAPVDVMPLPQSVKIDQGQYRLEQSFKIAINGGGERLSKATTHFLRGLDHRTGLWFPQQFVRQATADAAFPMQVNVQRTGTLEVGEDESYTLEITPSKVILTAPTDLGAMHGLTTLSQLVKSDANGYYFQAMTVEDAPRFVWRGLMIDAARHFMPMDVIKRNIDGMAFVKMNVMHFHLSDNQAWRIESKKFPQLTAKASDGEFYTQQQIKEIIQYAADRGIRVMPEFDVPGHATAILEAFPSLGSDQNATAYQREVNAGIFDPTLDPTNKATYKFLNTLFTEMAALFPDPYFHIGGDENEGHHWTHNPSIQAFMAKNNIKDNHALQAYFNLKVEKILQKNNKKMMGWEEIQNPEIPTTAVIHSWRGENEGKGPGESLVTAVQAGYPTVLSNGFYLDLLFSAEDHYNTYVMPKQLTSQKEKDLILGGEATMWSELVTATTQESRVWPRTAAVAERLWSAADVRDVRDMYRRLDIVSHQLEIEGLQHIKSREGIIRLLANGQETNALHTLVRVSEPMKGYTRNPMGTMYNSYFSFQKFADACAADAPDALKFKFLVQDFKAGKLDKLQDIKDMLQLWQANDAKLQQVIAHSPMLKEVSGLSAQLSEVATIGLQGIDPEFERSADWLNQAAKTLHHARQQGGRCELQVINPIAQLIGLSEQQISEVAG, encoded by the coding sequence ATGCGACAGTTTTTTCTCCTCCTATTGCTCATCGCCTTGGTGCCCTATATCGGCCTATCGAAAAATGCCCCAGTCGATGTTATGCCATTACCACAAAGTGTAAAAATTGACCAGGGACAGTACCGATTGGAACAGTCTTTCAAAATTGCCATTAATGGTGGTGGAGAACGACTTTCAAAAGCAACGACCCATTTCCTCAGAGGTCTTGATCACCGTACAGGACTTTGGTTTCCCCAGCAGTTTGTCCGTCAGGCTACCGCCGATGCCGCCTTTCCCATGCAAGTGAACGTACAGCGCACAGGTACCCTTGAAGTAGGAGAGGATGAAAGCTACACGCTCGAAATTACGCCTTCAAAGGTAATATTGACCGCCCCAACAGATTTGGGAGCCATGCACGGGCTTACCACTTTGAGCCAGTTGGTGAAATCTGATGCCAACGGCTATTATTTTCAGGCCATGACGGTTGAAGATGCGCCAAGGTTTGTATGGAGAGGGCTGATGATTGATGCCGCCCGCCATTTTATGCCGATGGATGTCATCAAGAGGAATATCGACGGAATGGCCTTTGTGAAAATGAATGTGATGCACTTTCACCTATCGGATAATCAGGCCTGGAGAATTGAAAGCAAGAAATTCCCACAGCTTACGGCAAAGGCTTCCGATGGGGAGTTTTATACACAACAGCAGATCAAAGAGATTATTCAATACGCTGCAGATCGCGGAATTCGTGTGATGCCTGAGTTTGATGTTCCTGGTCACGCCACGGCAATTCTGGAGGCTTTCCCATCATTGGGCTCTGACCAAAACGCCACCGCTTATCAGCGGGAGGTAAATGCGGGTATTTTTGACCCAACCCTTGACCCTACCAATAAAGCGACCTATAAATTTCTGAATACTCTTTTTACTGAAATGGCCGCGCTATTTCCTGATCCTTATTTCCATATTGGTGGTGATGAAAATGAAGGGCACCACTGGACACACAACCCCTCAATTCAGGCTTTTATGGCAAAAAATAACATCAAGGATAATCATGCCTTGCAAGCTTATTTTAACCTGAAAGTGGAGAAGATCCTTCAAAAGAATAACAAGAAAATGATGGGTTGGGAAGAAATTCAGAATCCAGAAATTCCGACAACTGCGGTAATCCATTCCTGGAGAGGAGAAAACGAAGGCAAAGGACCAGGAGAGAGTTTGGTAACGGCGGTACAGGCAGGTTACCCAACGGTGTTGTCGAACGGTTTTTATTTGGATTTATTATTTTCTGCGGAAGATCATTACAATACTTATGTGATGCCAAAGCAGCTGACTTCGCAGAAAGAGAAGGATTTGATTCTTGGTGGTGAAGCAACCATGTGGTCGGAGCTTGTAACAGCTACAACACAGGAGAGTCGTGTATGGCCAAGAACAGCCGCAGTGGCGGAGCGTTTATGGTCTGCGGCAGATGTTCGCGATGTACGGGACATGTACCGACGATTGGATATCGTGAGTCATCAGCTGGAAATTGAAGGCCTTCAGCATATTAAATCACGTGAAGGAATTATTCGATTGTTGGCCAATGGGCAGGAAACGAACGCTTTGCATACTTTGGTGCGGGTGTCCGAGCCAATGAAAGGCTATACCCGAAATCCTATGGGGACGATGTACAACAGCTATTTTTCATTCCAGAAATTTGCCGATGCCTGTGCTGCCGATGCGCCAGATGCATTGAAGTTTAAATTTTTGGTACAGGACTTTAAAGCAGGTAAACTTGATAAGTTGCAGGACATCAAAGATATGCTTCAACTGTGGCAGGCTAACGATGCCAAGTTGCAGCAAGTAATTGCACATTCTCCTATGCTAAAAGAAGTAAGTGGCTTGTCGGCGCAATTGTCTGAAGTAGCAACGATTGGCTTACAGGGCATTGATCCAGAATTTGAACGGTCAGCGGACTGGTTGAATCAGGCAGCGAAAACATTGCACCATGCACGTCAGCAGGGTGGTCGTTGTGAGCTTCAGGTGATCAATCCAATTGCTCAGCTGATCGGACTTTCTGAGCAACAAATCTCCGAAGTAGCAGGCTAA
- a CDS encoding NAD-dependent succinate-semialdehyde dehydrogenase codes for MSDILQSINPYTGEVLATFPKLNEEAIDNAIDQSAKAFKEWSVTGIDQRCEVTKALAKLLTENKRSLAEMITREMGKPISESLAEVDKCILLVNYFAEQAPTILQPKKLPSDFDQSYLRYDPIGTIVAVMPWNFPLWQVIRFAVPTMLAGNAVMLKHASNVLGCGEFIQQLFQAAGYPLGSFRHLLIDSSQVEQVIAHPQVQGVTLTGSGNAGKAVAQLAGKYLKKCVLELGGSDALTITETADLDTATDRAFRSRMMNSGQTCIAAKRFIVHASIEEQVIEKLKALNESWRIGDPMDEETQMSVMSRTDLVDTVEEQLDKLIEQGAELVFGGNRKDNHFEPTLLRNITTDMLPFHDEIFGPVGVIVTYETEAEMVELINGVPFGLGSSFWTQDEAQAERVIPQIQAGALAINEMVKSSPKMPFGGVKESGFGREMGAEGMLEFTNMKTVIINGFKK; via the coding sequence ATGTCAGATATACTTCAAAGCATAAATCCATATACAGGGGAGGTACTTGCAACTTTCCCAAAATTGAATGAAGAAGCCATAGATAACGCCATTGACCAAAGTGCAAAGGCCTTTAAAGAATGGTCTGTAACGGGGATCGATCAGCGTTGCGAGGTAACGAAGGCATTGGCGAAGTTATTGACAGAGAATAAGCGTTCTTTGGCAGAGATGATTACCCGTGAAATGGGCAAGCCGATTTCGGAATCTTTGGCAGAGGTGGACAAGTGTATCTTGCTGGTCAATTATTTTGCGGAGCAGGCACCAACAATCCTTCAGCCTAAAAAACTACCTTCAGACTTTGACCAAAGTTACCTGAGGTATGACCCTATTGGTACCATTGTGGCTGTGATGCCCTGGAATTTTCCGCTTTGGCAGGTGATTCGTTTTGCCGTACCAACCATGCTTGCAGGAAATGCAGTCATGCTTAAACATGCTTCTAATGTATTGGGCTGTGGCGAATTTATTCAGCAGCTTTTTCAGGCTGCGGGTTATCCGTTGGGTAGCTTTCGACATTTATTGATTGATTCAAGCCAGGTTGAGCAGGTGATTGCCCACCCTCAGGTACAGGGCGTAACGCTCACCGGAAGTGGAAATGCGGGAAAAGCCGTGGCGCAGCTTGCAGGAAAGTACCTGAAAAAATGTGTCCTTGAACTTGGGGGATCCGATGCCCTGACGATTACAGAAACCGCAGATCTGGATACAGCGACAGATCGTGCATTTAGAAGCCGAATGATGAACAGTGGGCAAACTTGTATTGCCGCTAAGCGATTCATTGTGCACGCCTCCATTGAAGAACAGGTGATTGAAAAACTGAAAGCGCTTAATGAAAGCTGGCGTATTGGCGACCCGATGGACGAGGAAACCCAGATGAGCGTGATGTCACGGACAGATTTGGTGGATACCGTAGAGGAACAGCTGGACAAGCTGATAGAACAGGGTGCCGAACTTGTTTTTGGTGGGAACCGAAAAGACAATCATTTCGAGCCCACTTTGCTGCGTAATATTACGACTGACATGTTGCCTTTCCACGATGAGATTTTTGGCCCTGTGGGCGTCATTGTTACTTATGAAACGGAAGCTGAAATGGTTGAGCTGATCAATGGGGTTCCGTTTGGTTTGGGCTCCTCCTTCTGGACCCAGGATGAAGCGCAGGCAGAGCGGGTTATTCCACAGATTCAGGCAGGTGCTTTGGCCATCAACGAAATGGTGAAGTCAAGTCCAAAAATGCCTTTTGGAGGCGTAAAGGAATCAGGTTTCGGCAGGGAAATGGGCGCCGAAGGAATGCTTGAGTTTACCAATATGAAAACGGTAATTATTAACGGTTTCAAAAAATAA
- a CDS encoding LysE family transporter — translation MGFGGSFVGAIPLGPINMSILKASAQRDIQSAKQMCFGAATVELLFGSVALLIGAMFIHYLDAHPIIRGIIGGILVLIGLVVLLLKPKSSDKESYWAKFPAYFRGIIVALLNPQAIPYWVLIFTLHPLTQHQEAQHYITLALFLIGVFCGKYAILRSYSVIGMKYSDRLMGHQRKLNAILGIIFIFIGLMQVRFLF, via the coding sequence ATGGGTTTCGGAGGCTCCTTTGTTGGAGCAATTCCTCTGGGACCCATTAATATGTCTATTTTAAAAGCCAGCGCACAGCGCGATATTCAGTCTGCCAAGCAAATGTGTTTTGGAGCGGCCACCGTTGAACTTCTTTTTGGAAGTGTCGCCTTATTAATCGGGGCCATGTTTATTCATTACCTTGATGCCCACCCCATTATCCGGGGAATCATTGGCGGTATTTTGGTATTGATCGGCCTGGTGGTACTGCTACTCAAACCCAAATCCTCCGACAAAGAAAGCTATTGGGCGAAATTTCCCGCCTATTTCCGTGGGATTATCGTGGCATTACTCAATCCACAGGCTATCCCTTATTGGGTGCTGATCTTTACACTGCACCCTCTGACACAACATCAGGAGGCGCAGCATTATATAACATTGGCCTTATTCCTGATCGGGGTATTTTGTGGGAAGTACGCCATTCTCCGCTCATATTCCGTCATTGGGATGAAATACAGCGACCGGCTGATGGGGCACCAGCGGAAATTAAATGCCATACTTGGGATCATTTTCATTTTTATTGGTTTGATGCAGGTGCGTTTTCTCTTCTGA
- a CDS encoding nitrite/sulfite reductase — MQSFRSELESIENPIVQQDIIDLADKIQLHKEGKIDDDKFRSLRLARGVYGQRQAGVQMIRIKIPFGRMSSHQMVHIANLSEEYGSGNLHATTRQDIQLHYVSLDRTPELWAKLEQDDITLREACGNTVRNITGSAYAGIDPNEPFDVSPYAYAMFKYLLRSPFCQEMGRKFKISFSSSEDDSALSFIHDLGFIPKVKVIDGKEVRGFKVLLGGGLGAQPSMAEPILEFLEEDRLIPFSESIIRVFDRWGERNRRMKARFKFLLKDLGATEILRLAKEEEKALPHQVLPVDLDDYQQAPIPEAIFPEEVQGDLAKYELWKQVNVKPQKQAGYFSVAVKLQNGDLKAERARLFAAAVKKFAADDIRVTINQGYVLRFVQEENIPALYNALSLLDLAAAGFNTLADITACPGTDSCNLAISNSTHIARVLENVVVNEYPEYVKDESLSIKISGCPNACGQHTIASIGIHGSSLKNRENKKILPALQLLIGGGIGKDGQGYLGEKVIKIPSKRGPEALRMLLNDFETHQQEGEYYFNYYLRQGKDYFFNLLKPLANLSTLIPDDYMDWGYEQDFKVETEVGECAGVIVDLVATLLFEVEEKMISASNTLKGRAFADSIYHSYAALVNLAKAMLITKEVKASNQIKVLQAFDEHFISNGELAINGVSSYEDFVLSINKNEPTEAFAEQFHADAQAVIDQVKAYYQKQEASV, encoded by the coding sequence ATGCAAAGCTTCAGATCAGAACTTGAAAGTATCGAGAATCCGATTGTTCAACAGGATATTATCGATCTTGCAGATAAAATTCAACTTCACAAAGAGGGAAAAATTGACGACGATAAATTCCGTAGCCTTCGTTTGGCTCGGGGAGTATATGGGCAGCGCCAGGCAGGCGTACAGATGATCCGAATTAAAATTCCTTTCGGCCGCATGAGTAGCCACCAAATGGTTCATATTGCAAATTTGTCTGAAGAATACGGAAGTGGCAACCTTCATGCTACCACCCGTCAGGATATTCAGCTTCACTATGTTTCCCTCGACAGAACCCCTGAATTATGGGCCAAGCTGGAGCAGGATGATATCACGCTTCGCGAAGCTTGTGGAAACACCGTTCGAAATATCACGGGATCTGCTTATGCGGGTATCGACCCTAACGAGCCATTTGATGTATCTCCATACGCCTATGCAATGTTCAAATATTTGTTGCGTAGTCCTTTCTGTCAGGAAATGGGCCGAAAGTTCAAGATTTCTTTCAGTTCAAGTGAAGATGATTCCGCATTATCTTTTATTCATGACCTTGGATTTATTCCTAAGGTGAAAGTGATTGATGGTAAAGAAGTTCGTGGTTTTAAAGTCCTGCTCGGTGGTGGTTTAGGTGCACAGCCAAGCATGGCGGAGCCAATTCTTGAGTTCCTGGAAGAAGATCGTCTGATTCCATTTTCGGAGTCTATCATTCGCGTTTTTGACCGTTGGGGAGAGCGTAACCGAAGAATGAAAGCCCGTTTTAAGTTTTTGCTGAAAGATTTGGGTGCAACAGAAATTCTTCGTCTGGCGAAAGAGGAAGAAAAAGCATTGCCGCATCAGGTGTTGCCTGTTGATCTTGATGATTATCAGCAAGCACCTATTCCTGAGGCGATTTTCCCTGAAGAGGTTCAAGGAGATTTGGCAAAATATGAATTGTGGAAGCAGGTGAATGTTAAGCCACAAAAACAGGCGGGTTATTTTTCTGTCGCAGTAAAATTGCAAAATGGGGACCTCAAAGCCGAGCGTGCAAGGTTGTTTGCTGCGGCCGTGAAAAAGTTTGCCGCTGATGATATCCGTGTAACGATCAATCAAGGGTATGTGCTTCGTTTTGTTCAGGAAGAGAATATTCCTGCGCTTTACAATGCGTTGTCCCTATTGGATTTGGCCGCTGCGGGTTTCAATACCCTTGCTGATATTACTGCATGTCCTGGTACTGATTCTTGTAATTTGGCCATCAGCAACAGTACGCACATTGCGCGTGTGTTAGAAAATGTGGTGGTTAACGAGTATCCTGAATATGTGAAGGATGAGTCGCTTTCTATCAAAATTTCGGGTTGTCCGAATGCTTGTGGGCAGCACACCATTGCTTCTATTGGTATTCATGGTTCAAGCCTTAAAAATCGTGAAAACAAAAAAATTCTTCCAGCTTTACAGTTGCTTATTGGCGGTGGAATTGGAAAAGACGGGCAAGGTTATTTAGGGGAAAAGGTGATCAAAATTCCTTCAAAAAGAGGGCCTGAGGCTTTGAGAATGCTTTTGAATGATTTCGAAACACATCAGCAAGAGGGCGAATACTATTTTAATTATTACCTGCGTCAGGGTAAAGATTATTTCTTCAACCTGCTGAAACCTTTGGCTAACCTGTCAACACTCATTCCTGATGATTATATGGATTGGGGTTATGAGCAGGATTTTAAAGTGGAAACGGAAGTTGGCGAGTGTGCAGGGGTGATTGTTGATTTAGTAGCGACCTTGCTTTTTGAAGTGGAAGAAAAAATGATTTCTGCCTCAAATACACTGAAAGGCAGGGCTTTTGCAGATAGTATTTATCATTCTTATGCCGCGCTTGTGAATTTGGCCAAAGCGATGCTGATTACCAAAGAGGTGAAGGCAAGCAACCAGATTAAAGTTTTGCAGGCATTTGATGAGCATTTTATTTCTAATGGGGAGTTGGCCATCAATGGCGTTTCTTCCTACGAAGATTTCGTTTTGTCGATCAATAAAAATGAACCGACCGAAGCCTTTGCGGAGCAATTTCACGCAGATGCGCAGGCGGTGATTGACCAGGTGAAAGCATACTATCAAAAGCAAGAAGCATCAGTTTAA
- the cobA gene encoding uroporphyrinogen-III C-methyltransferase has product MKNLKQEKCPQLTLVGAGPGDPELITLKGVKAIANADCILYDALVNPELLQHAPANVPKIFVGKRVGQHSAKQEEINRMIVHYAHLWGNVVRLKGGDPFVFGRGQEEIDYAKSHGLLTSLVPGLSSALSVPASAGIPLTERGVSQSFWVITGMLRTGEISRDIELAAQSSATVVVLMGMTKIEEISGVFCRHGRSDLDVAIIQNGTAQGERSIIGKAHNIAQLARDHQFASPAIIVFGGVSKRLNANMLTAVKKETYAIQAEALS; this is encoded by the coding sequence ATGAAAAATTTGAAGCAGGAGAAGTGCCCGCAACTCACCTTGGTGGGGGCGGGACCGGGGGACCCAGAATTGATCACACTTAAAGGAGTAAAGGCGATCGCTAATGCCGATTGCATTCTTTATGATGCCTTGGTAAATCCCGAGCTCTTGCAGCATGCCCCCGCAAATGTGCCCAAAATTTTTGTCGGGAAACGTGTTGGTCAGCATTCTGCCAAGCAGGAGGAGATCAATAGGATGATTGTGCATTATGCACACCTGTGGGGTAATGTGGTACGACTCAAAGGGGGCGATCCCTTTGTGTTCGGTCGTGGTCAGGAAGAAATTGATTATGCAAAGTCGCATGGTTTATTGACTTCGCTGGTGCCAGGATTGAGCAGTGCCTTGTCAGTACCTGCATCCGCTGGCATTCCATTAACAGAACGCGGGGTATCGCAAAGTTTCTGGGTAATTACAGGGATGTTGCGGACCGGGGAAATTTCCAGAGATATTGAACTTGCCGCTCAATCCTCTGCTACGGTGGTGGTTTTGATGGGCATGACAAAAATCGAGGAAATCAGCGGGGTGTTTTGTCGCCATGGGCGTTCGGATCTTGATGTGGCCATCATTCAAAATGGTACAGCGCAAGGGGAGCGGTCAATCATTGGCAAAGCACATAATATTGCGCAGTTAGCACGGGATCACCAATTCGCCTCTCCAGCAATTATTGTTTTTGGAGGGGTAAGTAAAAGGCTGAATGCCAATATGCTGACGGCGGTTAAAAAAGAAACATACGCCATACAGGCAGAGGCATTATCTTAA
- a CDS encoding bifunctional precorrin-2 dehydrogenase/sirohydrochlorin ferrochelatase, giving the protein MNNSGNPLFPIFVKIDQINILVVGGGYVGTEKVTALLNNDPDAHITVVAREICQELKSLVANKPKIRLLERPFMYDDLTGRDLLFLATDNHELHIEIKAEAQKRHLLTNVADTPAICDFYLGSTVKKGDLKIGISTNGKSPTLAKRIKEYLNEALPDNTQSLLDNLKSIRDRLKGDMEAKIKALDAVTEGWLKDK; this is encoded by the coding sequence ATGAATAACAGCGGAAATCCATTATTCCCAATTTTTGTAAAAATTGATCAGATCAATATTTTGGTTGTTGGTGGTGGTTATGTCGGGACGGAAAAAGTGACGGCGCTATTGAACAATGATCCTGATGCGCACATCACGGTGGTGGCCAGGGAAATTTGTCAGGAGCTGAAGAGCTTGGTGGCCAATAAACCTAAGATCAGACTTTTGGAGCGCCCCTTCATGTATGATGATCTGACGGGCCGGGATTTATTGTTTTTGGCAACGGACAATCATGAACTGCATATTGAAATTAAGGCGGAGGCACAGAAAAGGCACCTGCTGACCAATGTGGCAGATACGCCCGCAATTTGTGATTTCTATCTTGGCTCAACGGTAAAAAAAGGGGATCTGAAAATTGGGATTTCTACCAATGGAAAATCGCCAACATTGGCAAAGCGCATTAAAGAATATTTGAATGAGGCACTTCCCGATAATACCCAGTCGCTTTTGGATAATTTAAAATCCATCAGAGACCGACTGAAGGGGGATATGGAAGCGAAAATCAAAGCTTTGGATGCCGTTACGGAAGGTTGGCTAAAAGATAAATAA
- a CDS encoding HAMP domain-containing sensor histidine kinase, translating into MFNLILIKLLGAPHKLTFENRGLNAMNGILVLICLVMVAINVIFNQVMLLNVLYMGLVVLFGFNYYLSRFANAYRKSLLIMVSGIITALAYLWFKTGGITGSASFAILFMIICIIQFTEKRFLTTTVSLLLVSVLILIVVSVLFPSMVIQLSAEEREYRMTMSFITGAVITIPITLFFKINFINKQHKEVRHRKEIEQYKNQLENLMDTISEEFYVFSRDVSEVILFASDHPQAVFGEEYTTENIAQHLKDNILPQKKASDEHTFEAKVQRNNSVQWIKITEFEVIEAGKVVRIDAIAQDVTKRKFLQQKVTQALEKERQLNESQRQFVSMISHQFRTPLTVIKTASQFIQQLSSEQREEVKSMIAGRWTQIYSNIDQLTEFMESILTLHQHESRKIKFTPGKYNIVEMISQICEQYAMLDFHNREIQIVTENENIEWLFDITLLRQAFSNLISNAYKYSPGAVAPRIFITEKNDTLSVEVRDFGMGIPEHQRDKLFKPFFRATNTDQIKGTGVGLTLVKHLVELHKGQIRMIFHEQSGTSFFIDLPRQPDKQTAPLHNVWIEA; encoded by the coding sequence ATGTTTAACCTTATTCTCATCAAACTCCTTGGAGCTCCCCATAAGCTAACCTTCGAAAATAGAGGACTGAATGCCATGAACGGCATCCTGGTGCTTATTTGCTTAGTGATGGTCGCTATTAATGTCATATTTAACCAGGTGATGCTGCTCAATGTGCTATATATGGGATTGGTTGTTCTTTTTGGCTTTAACTATTATCTGTCAAGATTTGCGAATGCCTATAGAAAAAGTTTGCTGATCATGGTGAGCGGAATCATTACTGCCTTGGCCTATTTATGGTTTAAAACAGGTGGAATTACAGGATCAGCTTCCTTTGCGATTCTTTTTATGATTATCTGTATCATTCAGTTTACAGAAAAACGTTTCCTGACCACGACCGTCAGCTTGCTCCTGGTTTCTGTCTTGATACTGATCGTTGTTTCGGTGCTTTTCCCGAGTATGGTGATTCAGTTATCTGCAGAGGAGCGGGAATACCGGATGACGATGAGTTTTATCACAGGTGCGGTGATCACGATTCCGATCACCCTGTTTTTTAAAATCAACTTTATCAATAAGCAGCATAAGGAGGTTCGGCACCGAAAAGAGATTGAGCAATATAAAAATCAGCTTGAAAATCTGATGGACACCATCAGTGAAGAATTTTATGTTTTTTCAAGGGATGTATCCGAGGTGATTCTTTTTGCCAGCGACCACCCACAAGCGGTATTTGGAGAGGAATACACTACAGAAAATATTGCGCAACACCTTAAAGATAATATTCTCCCACAGAAAAAGGCGTCAGACGAACATACCTTTGAGGCCAAAGTGCAGCGTAATAATTCTGTGCAATGGATAAAAATCACAGAATTTGAAGTGATAGAAGCTGGCAAGGTGGTGAGGATAGATGCTATTGCTCAAGATGTCACCAAACGAAAATTCCTTCAGCAGAAAGTTACACAGGCTCTGGAAAAGGAAAGGCAGCTGAATGAAAGTCAAAGGCAATTTGTATCGATGATTTCCCATCAATTTCGAACTCCCCTGACGGTGATTAAAACGGCGAGTCAGTTTATTCAGCAGCTTTCTTCAGAGCAGCGGGAAGAAGTGAAAAGCATGATCGCGGGCAGGTGGACGCAAATCTATTCCAATATTGATCAGCTGACAGAATTTATGGAAAGCATCCTGACGCTCCACCAGCATGAATCCAGAAAAATTAAATTTACTCCTGGCAAATACAATATTGTGGAAATGATCAGCCAAATCTGTGAACAATATGCCATGCTGGATTTTCATAACAGAGAGATTCAGATCGTCACCGAAAATGAAAACATCGAATGGCTGTTTGACATCACTTTGTTGCGGCAGGCATTTTCAAACCTGATCTCCAATGCCTATAAATATTCTCCTGGAGCGGTGGCTCCACGAATTTTTATTACGGAAAAAAATGATACCCTATCAGTTGAGGTCCGAGATTTCGGTATGGGGATTCCTGAACATCAAAGGGACAAACTTTTCAAGCCCTTCTTCCGGGCAACGAATACCGATCAGATCAAAGGCACAGGCGTCGGGCTGACACTGGTAAAGCATCTTGTCGAATTACATAAAGGACAAATAAGAATGATTTTTCACGAGCAATCAGGCACCTCCTTTTTTATCGACCTTCCCCGACAACCAGATAAGCAAACCGCGCCACTACATAATGTGTGGATTGAAGCATAA